A genome region from Paenibacillus pabuli includes the following:
- a CDS encoding ABC transporter permease has product MTRIWNKNKALWLLFLPCLLYYLIFRYAPMFGLVITFKDYNLFKGIWASDWVGLKYYQMFLENPDFWPLMKNTFLLGLYKLVFGFPAPILLAILLNEVRKAAFKRFVQTVSYLPHFISNVIVASMVIMFLSPTGGLINNLLAWIGVGPINFMNEPGLFRGIYVLSEIWQHIGWETIIYLAALTAIDPQLYEAAEMDGASRLRKIWHVTLPGISPAIVITLILNIGKVLEIGFEKVFLMQNPAIYDTADIISTYVYRVGMVQGNFSYGASIDLFMGVISLIFIYTANLLSRRLSETSLW; this is encoded by the coding sequence ATGACCCGGATTTGGAACAAAAATAAGGCGCTATGGCTGCTCTTCCTGCCATGCCTCCTGTATTATTTAATCTTCCGCTATGCACCGATGTTCGGACTTGTCATTACCTTCAAAGACTACAACCTGTTTAAGGGAATATGGGCCAGTGATTGGGTAGGGCTCAAATACTACCAGATGTTTCTGGAGAATCCCGATTTTTGGCCGCTCATGAAAAATACGTTCCTGCTGGGATTGTATAAGTTGGTGTTTGGGTTCCCGGCCCCGATCCTGCTTGCCATTCTGCTCAATGAGGTGCGTAAGGCGGCGTTCAAGCGTTTTGTACAGACGGTCAGTTACCTGCCCCATTTTATCTCGAATGTGATTGTGGCAAGTATGGTCATTATGTTCCTGTCCCCCACCGGAGGGCTGATTAATAATCTGCTCGCATGGATCGGCGTGGGACCTATCAATTTCATGAATGAGCCAGGGCTATTTCGGGGGATCTATGTCCTGTCGGAGATCTGGCAGCATATTGGCTGGGAGACCATTATTTATCTGGCCGCGCTGACGGCCATCGACCCGCAGCTGTATGAGGCCGCTGAGATGGACGGAGCAAGCCGATTGCGCAAAATCTGGCATGTCACGTTGCCTGGCATATCTCCCGCGATCGTCATAACGCTGATTTTGAATATCGGCAAGGTGCTTGAGATTGGTTTCGAGAAAGTTTTCCTGATGCAGAATCCGGCGATCTACGATACAGCTGATATTATCAGCACGTATGTCTACAGGGTGGGGATGGTCCAGGGAAACTTCAGTTATGGCGCCTCCATTGACCTGTTCATGGGAGTCATCAGCCTGATTTTCATCTATACGGCCAACTTGCTCAGCCGCCGATTAAGTGAAACCAGTCTATGGTAG
- a CDS encoding carbohydrate ABC transporter permease, whose translation MVTLYPFLHMLAVSLSSNVNVIQNNISFWPKGFNLSMYKLVLGDPQIWTAYRNTIIYTVLGTLISLVVTSTGAYALSRKDMALRNSFTVLIVITMFFSGGMIPTFLVVRSLNLVDTVWGMVLPGAVSTWNLILMRTFFSGIPKELEESGRMDGLNDIGIFIRIVVPLSKASFATIALFYAVGMWNNFIFPLLYLRSPDLFPLQVLLRNLVLAGSASSGDVTSIGGDNMVVEESLKYATIMVSTLPILVIYPFVQKYFVKGAMVGAVKG comes from the coding sequence ATGGTCACACTCTATCCGTTCCTTCATATGCTGGCCGTCTCCCTCAGCAGCAACGTAAACGTCATCCAGAACAATATTTCCTTCTGGCCCAAGGGCTTCAACCTGAGCATGTATAAGCTGGTGCTGGGAGATCCGCAAATCTGGACGGCGTACCGAAATACGATTATCTATACTGTGCTCGGTACGCTGATCTCGCTGGTGGTCACTTCAACCGGAGCGTATGCATTGTCCAGGAAAGACATGGCGCTGCGCAATAGCTTCACCGTGCTGATTGTCATTACGATGTTCTTTAGTGGCGGAATGATCCCGACCTTTCTGGTGGTCCGTTCCCTGAATCTGGTGGACACCGTCTGGGGCATGGTTCTCCCAGGGGCAGTGAGTACATGGAATCTGATTCTGATGCGAACGTTCTTCTCTGGCATTCCCAAAGAGCTGGAGGAATCGGGCCGCATGGACGGTCTGAACGATATCGGCATCTTCATTCGTATTGTAGTGCCGCTGTCCAAGGCGTCCTTCGCGACCATTGCTCTGTTCTATGCCGTGGGCATGTGGAATAACTTTATCTTCCCGCTGCTCTATCTCAGATCTCCCGATTTGTTTCCGCTTCAGGTGCTGCTGCGTAATCTGGTGCTGGCCGGAAGTGCAAGCTCAGGCGACGTTACGTCGATTGGAGGAGATAACATGGTGGTGGAGGAATCTCTCAAATATGCGACCATTATGGTCTCCACCCTGCCGATTCTGGTCATTTATCCGTTTGTACAGAAGTATTTCGTGAAGGGAGCCATGGTTGGAGCGGTCAAAGGTTAA
- a CDS encoding extracellular solute-binding protein, which translates to MAKWKSVILPLLIAVTMVAGCSGGGNGSSSKTDVQGENGVTKNSTGTGKTFTALLDNNATFPYSKSWPVWDWLKEKTGVTLEVQTPSGKLEESLNLAIASKTLPDLMYMPNRKESNKFGQQGALVDLMEHMDNMPNLQAWMKQYPEEAKAALSADGKMYMFPNQGFGETNRMIWMYRKDVFDKEGIQVPTTYEELHAALKKLKEKYPDSYPLSIRYGQIPDEMNANMTVNYGTGEGAYYDFDQKEWRYGPTEDNYKTMVGMWKSFYDEGLVPPDFLSLQTKQWQDMVSTGKSFVTIDYISRIDFFNNAMQPENPEFNMQFMAPPAGISGGKQLNPYFHYMEGGLTVASTSKNIDDVMKYMDFFYSEEGRTLSSWGIEGETYVKEGDAIKFKPEYNDVIEMRKQTGLQTSGTYTWIDFNAHLSLFSDALKHAYEEAVKYDPSAMQPRPAFTESENEIISITGQAIKKHRDESFAKFVTGSRSLADWEKYVEEINNLGVDQLLSTYKEAYDRVLNIQLSAK; encoded by the coding sequence ATGGCCAAATGGAAATCGGTAATACTTCCGCTGTTGATTGCTGTAACGATGGTAGCGGGGTGCAGTGGAGGCGGCAACGGTTCCAGCTCAAAGACGGATGTTCAAGGGGAGAATGGCGTAACGAAAAATTCCACGGGAACGGGAAAGACGTTCACCGCACTGCTGGATAACAATGCCACGTTCCCATATTCCAAGAGCTGGCCCGTTTGGGACTGGTTAAAGGAGAAGACCGGCGTCACGCTTGAAGTGCAGACACCTTCCGGCAAGCTGGAAGAAAGCCTAAATCTGGCGATTGCCTCCAAAACGCTGCCTGATCTGATGTATATGCCCAATCGCAAAGAATCAAACAAGTTTGGACAGCAGGGCGCGCTGGTGGACTTGATGGAGCATATGGATAACATGCCGAATCTGCAGGCATGGATGAAACAATACCCCGAGGAAGCGAAGGCTGCCCTCTCCGCCGACGGCAAGATGTATATGTTCCCCAATCAGGGCTTCGGTGAGACGAACCGCATGATCTGGATGTATCGCAAAGACGTTTTTGACAAGGAAGGCATTCAGGTTCCAACGACCTACGAAGAGCTGCATGCGGCCCTGAAGAAGCTGAAGGAGAAATATCCGGACAGTTACCCTCTCTCCATCCGTTACGGGCAGATTCCGGATGAGATGAATGCCAATATGACGGTGAATTATGGGACCGGAGAAGGTGCCTACTACGATTTTGACCAGAAAGAGTGGCGTTATGGACCGACCGAAGACAACTATAAAACTATGGTAGGCATGTGGAAAAGTTTCTACGACGAAGGCCTGGTTCCGCCCGATTTCTTATCTCTGCAAACCAAGCAGTGGCAGGATATGGTCTCTACGGGCAAATCATTCGTGACCATTGATTATATCAGCCGGATTGATTTCTTTAACAATGCCATGCAGCCGGAGAATCCAGAGTTCAACATGCAGTTCATGGCACCACCAGCCGGCATTTCCGGGGGAAAACAGCTGAATCCGTATTTTCATTATATGGAGGGCGGATTAACGGTAGCTTCCACCTCCAAAAACATTGACGATGTCATGAAGTACATGGACTTTTTCTATTCCGAGGAAGGGCGTACACTCAGCAGTTGGGGAATAGAAGGCGAGACCTATGTCAAGGAAGGCGATGCGATCAAGTTCAAGCCGGAGTATAACGATGTCATTGAAATGCGCAAGCAGACGGGGCTTCAGACCAGCGGGACCTATACGTGGATTGATTTTAATGCCCATTTGTCACTGTTCTCGGATGCCCTGAAGCACGCTTATGAAGAAGCGGTGAAGTATGATCCTTCAGCCATGCAGCCAAGACCTGCGTTTACCGAGAGCGAAAATGAAATTATATCCATTACCGGGCAGGCAATCAAAAAGCACCGCGATGAGAGCTTCGCCAAGTTCGTAACTGGCTCCCGCAGTCTGGCGGATTGGGAGAAGTATGTAGAGGAGATTAACAATCTTGGTGTAGATCAGCTGCTGAGCACCTATAAGGAAGCGTATGACCGCGTTCTGAATATTCAGTTGAGCGCGAAATGA